aggtctcagAGAtccacggtcggttacgtctctctctcccctggtttgattgactaccgaaccgtatctctacccaacaatcatggacttaggtctctgattaacggggattctcgcaataatgaaggaccatctactgctgtgacgctcgatttcatcgccttcgacattgcgagaattttcaacagagatatctcttggactctttcatctttctgtttaccgcacggtaacagaagtctgtactagtctcccgctgcatcgcaccgcgataatgcgaatgatttttgcagacatctgagtttgtcttcaaaatatctcgtattcgtaggtgtgcaattattcattgctcgccccgaattaacagatgtgtcagaagacatcgcctactctccgacatgacagctctacttccaaatgttcagcccatgagaagcagttcttcaggcagtatttccctgtctcttcattactgaaaagcgctccgcttttattgcaactacgatcctcaccggacagcaatgaatagcggttagcgttctcagtctttgtagcacaggttcagaatcttgagaatccttctctcggttcagctgtgaagacgtaggttgcattttctgtacaccttcgtcttcaacgacacatagtgttgtttctccttagctgagaatcaactatactatgagatatcttgccatcagggacctcggtctctagaaggcaattgactttcgcctgttgggtatatgccttaagagaatcatcacctcgccttctggccatcggtgacgaacaaattatttgtttagtctcttggcataacccttttaaggcgaaggtcacgtgacttgctcgggtgcttggacaacttgcctcctaccgaacacagtcagtcggcagctgtcagagcgcccaagtcagttacgaactttgctgtggacttagttcggttgttccataacagtcttttcttcgtcctaacggcttgtcacagtacccataccatcgacacccatcattgagtgtcggtgtcctatccactaccgagaagaagaacttcactgcatggggataggagaatgtgagacacttcgctgcagacggatagaccagtatgggtacaggacatcaccgaagtcgagaagagggataggtcatacgaccattcccttcttttcctctgaggtaattgcatgacttttcctgcgaagtcaagcatccaggggatggggattcgtgacgctcgatttcgtaccgacttcgtagcgaagactcagaaccctttcgttcctgacgatcggttagagtccttcacaatcccctccctaatggacttcaccgccttcgatgcgaaggagatgctgctttgtcctgtgaaagcgcgaccgcgctttctgaagaaactcgacatcccaggctgagtgttgaagactcttcgtcagcaccaagatgacctagaagtacactccctcgagttacacaagaacttctccgtggcgcaggtactgaaggcaggggtctggtacaaccagaccactggcacctccttctaccttttggatattgcccacaggtccttggatcgttttccttaggacccgtggtggctgctcaacacgttgtgtagctaacccagaccctagcaggctgaacagcatcgagtcctggtgtgactgtaagaatagataagtgaatgagagagtgactggcttctcttcctatctttttctccccctctacctgtgggtagagggatacggtcgtcaccttgctggataaggacgagatgcaggtgagctacttgacagagccccatcctatccctttcactagggatgggagcgaatatccaccacttcctcctacaaggggggggaagtggatgccaacaagagacaaaccataactttatgttgcctcttgcaataggaacttgttcttgtttgctggtatgaagagatacgcttgcctctctcttagtacttggtccagaggtctgaccattgatcctgcggtgcacaccccgatcaatcggacagaggcttggatccctcccttgctcttacgaccagggaggcattccaacggttgggcgaacaccagtctgttcacaaaaagactcagattcctcccaccaagaagtgagtcttcctattgtaaaaggaccgaaggtttgtatgccgtgtcggaacaaatgacaatttgtccaaaattgcatttttcctaaactatacaaacctgaggtccttttacacatactcccacctcatgccacccctcactctgcagtttttgcttgggccaaaagcaaaagtgatttgtttacctcccagtcgcgcgcgcgcctgtcggacaagcagttaactaccgaaccccttgttcgaaagcttacgacctatccagctgccgctagtaccttcctattgtaaaaggacctcaggtttgtatagttaggaaaaatgcaattttggacaaattgtcatatccaagtgatacaaaaacacagaaagttgaaagtggtgaagatattgaaattttgaaaaaaaaaaaaaaaaaaaaaaaaaaaaaaacttagtaaaaaaaaagtaaaaaaaaatgtaaaaatcagaaaaaggccaaaaaaaaaaaaaaaaattaatttcaagttaagtgttaatgttttctgccatttgttaatgtatttcgtaaagtttagtgttaatgttttctgccattttttaatgtgcttCGTAAAGtgaagtgttcatgttttctgccatttgtgttcctcctctgtcgccactttcggagatcgcctcactcgaaaggtcaggttccacattttactacatatctACGTACATGTAcgcacagtatttcttgtaccctgttcACTAATAcactatttacaggtacagtaacagttaggttaagtattgaatggtcctgaggcactactgtactctTAACTTGCCCCCATGGCCAAAGagaaaatgttgtcttatgacaggTGAGGAAGGACTCCCTCCACTCATCCACTTACCACCAGTTAATTCCCTTATTATTAAGCTTCAACAACCATTTCCAACTTGCACTGAGAAATACCTCTTTGTCAGAGGTGTTGTTTTGTATTTCCGTAGGAACACTTATGAATAGTGCTGtttgtaaaataacaatttgtcaaaaattgtatttttcctaactatacaaacctgaggtcctttaacaataggaatgtaatcagcggcagctggaactggTCATAAGCTTGAAACAAGGAGGTTCGATAGTTAACTGTTTGTCCGGTAGTCGGGTGTCCTggccgactgggaggtgaagcttcactttgctttaggcccatgaaaacagagtgaggggtggcatgaggtgggactatgtgcaaaggacctcaggtttgtatagttaggaaaaatacaattttcgacaaattgttatttgttccgatacataatacaaaccttccggtcctttaacaataggaagactcacttattggtgggtggaatctgagtcttatgaacaaaCTGGTGTTCATCTGACCTAGGTTCCCTCACTGgttgtaagagcagagggagggatcctggCCTCTGTCCATCTGACCGAGGTGTGGACCGCAGGatcatggtcagacctctggaccaattcataagagggaggcaagcgtgcctcttatgaacAGCAAGCAAGAATTAGTTCCCATttcaagagccaaatataaggtcatgggtttgtctcttgttggcatccactcccccccttgttaggggagtggtggataaccgctcctatccctactgaaagggataggatggcgCTCAGtcgcgtagcttacctgcatctgcctcCTGTCCAGTGTAGTGACGACCGCTGCCCTCTGCCCACAGTTAGAGGGGAGAAAAGAGGAGCAAGAGAACCCAGTCTcacactctttcactcgtccattcatgcagtcacacaaggatgcgatgctgttctgtccgctcgggagctgggtaagctacacaacttgttgagcagccaccacaggtcccaaggagaatgtttccaaggacctgtgggcgatatcccGAAGATAAAATtatgtgaaggtggtctggttggcccaaaccacTGCCTTCAccacctgtgccacggagaagttcttgcggaacgcaagggttggaccaatacctctgacttcgtgggctctcggacgaagggtacgggtgtcgtcactcctATCAGCAGCGTAcgccttcctgatcacctcacgaagccagaaagaaagtgttcttggacacatccttcttggtaaccctggtgctttagatagcgccgtagcgccctcacaggacaaagcagcatctcatccgcaccatcgtcggtgaagtccttcagggaggggatcgtgaatgactcgaaccggtcgtcagggaccgaaggattctgagtcttcgctacgaagtccgggacgaaatcgagcgtcacagatccccatcccctcgtgtGTTTTACAtcgaaagaaagaccatgaagttcccctactcgcttcgccaatgccagggccagcaagaagatggtcttgagggtcagatccctgtctgacgagtCTCAGAGTGGCTTGAAGGGTCtccgagtcaaactcctaaggacaagagtcacatcccaccccgggggcttgagttccctgggtgggcaagacctcttgaagctcttcatcaggagggagatctccatCAAGgtggagatatccactccccgcagtttaagaactagggccagggcgtctctgtagcctttaactgcggagatggagaggagcttctctcagcgaaggaagacgaggaaatccgctacctgctgaagagaggctcggagaggagagagaccccatccacgacaccaatcacagaagacggaccacttcccctggtacacagctgcagaggactgcctgaggtacccagccatctctgttgctgctcagcgagaaaagcctcttgctcgcaagagatggtggataacagccagccgtgaagagacagggatcgaACTGATCGGTGGTACCATTCCACgcgtggctggcacaggaggttgtgccaatcAGCATGCACAGGtactacttcatcctctgcttgggcgcgagatctgacttctctaagttcaccacgatcccaagattgTGACAGAGCTCTaggagccgatccctgtcctgtagcaactgcgaacgggagctcgccaggaccaaccaaaCGTCAAGATACCTCAAGAGATGTATCcataccgaatgggcccaagctgacaccagcgtgaacacttgcgtgaacacctatggggcggttgagagaccgaaacaaagtgccctgaattggtacaccgtctcgtcgaggatgaagtggaggtacttcctggaggactgatggatgggtatctgaaaataggcgtccttcaagtccacagaaagcatgaagtcgttctccctgatggactcgagcactgaacatgtcgtttccatcgtgaaccgagtctggcaaacgaatcggttcaagggagagagatctatcaccgggcgccagcccccgaggacttctccaccaggaaaagtcaactGTAAAAGCCCAGCGACTGATCCCATACTacctccacagctcgtttgctcagcatggcttccacTTCCTGCCAAAGCgccacgtccctggcagaaccgggaacgtacatacgaagatggaccgggttggaggtgaggggtggccgcgactcgaagggtagtagatacccgtCCCGAAGGACAtgcactatccaggtctcggctccatagcactgccaagttgcccaatggctcgccaggcactcccccacttccggcagcaggtgagggggaacgccgtccctagcgtttcccctacttcgacttcttctttccagatcctcctcgggagaaggagggctgacGATCGCTCCTTAccgaagaagtcgaaggctgggtctttccctTGGGCTTCGACGAGGCCATCatcttagccgcagaggaagcgctagccaagctcttgggcttaggcggagtggctcgaggctgcccagtaGCCTTTGAGACTGCCTAGGCGGTggactagacggtcactgtcctcagtgcgccattgttccaccgcagcgtccaccatctctctagggaagagagaggaggaatccaGCACCGGTCCCATCCCAAGACCCAACGCTGCCTCACGCCCTGCCGACCTGGTCACACGAGAGAGGACTGCTTCCCTACGTCTCAAGACCatgttggcccacaggttggctgtctggtgggccaggtaggaaatcgccctacctccagactgacagtcTCCTGAAAGTCgggtctccttcgggagtgatgtttcccgaggaggccgcgaccttagacactgtgagggaccacaggtctaaccaggagactgcttggaatgctgccatggcagtcaaTTCCAGagccagtgcctcttgctgcaagaaccagaggttctctgccagcaggtgttgaagagacacccccggagttagcctagccagctccgggttaacctgtttgggtggcagCGGGTCCTCCGACGGCACGTAGAATCACCTCTGTtgtggtagaggagggggaaggagcttgtACGATCTGCCAGATCAAAGCGATCCCTCCTATCCGGAGACAAGAGAGTCCACCTGGCCtagcacactgtcggccaaggctgattgAGGCAAACTCACCGTCGTCCTGGgctccttcttaggaccccagaacgactccagcctaGATGTAGGCTCGGAGGACGGAGGCACCGATCCTTcaccgaggtcattgtgctgacgaatcagcgcgatTACCTCCGCAAAAGACCTCAGGATCTCGGGAGTGATCGCGTCCTGAGGGGATGGACCGTCAAGCCCATCCAAAGAGAATGCCTCCAGagcccctcctccttccacaggaggaaccacaacagacccctcatggtctcctccaaccacttgggcgtATGATCTGGTCaatcctaagaccgtgccaggcTCGTAGGCCCTCGTGGAGGTACGGCGAGAAGCGCACTCCTCGCGGTTGCTCCTaatcgcctcgctcctcccggtgtagcccgaggaagttgaagggatcggagaggaagacctgacgctcccccccccccccccccccccccccctgcacaccggcagaaccggcgtgctgggggggctgcaggcgatcgccaacctgcggtgacgatcgagcagcaggcctagtcGTGCAGCTCCCCTGGGGAGAACCGCTGCAACGATCCTgagcgtcaggagagctgctgccagtacccctatccgcccggtcccattGGGAGCGGCGGTCATGAGACTGGTAGAGTCCACTGTCGTGGTGGGAGCGAGGCCCGTCCTCATGGCgcctggaccagccgaggctggtcctgGCGACCGGGGAGACCTTTTGCTTGCCTCAGCCAGCGTAACGGTCCGGTGGAACTGTTGCGTCAACACTGGGTACCGGCGGATCGCCACGAGAGcaatcgctggcctggcgggagtcacctagGCGACTCCCACCAGTCCTTCCGCTCCGTGCTAGAGTCCTGGCGGCGAGCAGGCTCGACtacctggaccctggctgcacggtcacccgtgggcaaccgtacactcggtacctcttgcGAATGAGAGGCCAAGACAGTACCTGGCGCTAAGGCAGAACCTTTGgcaccaggcgaggaggtaccggtgttagccggtacccctccggtccccatcttcttccttgcggaaggagagacgggccccgttcccgaaggaacaggaggaccagcggaagccccaccCGCCttaccggagtgggacagacccttagaggtctcagagcgagacttcttagggggggaggaggctaccttcttcctcagctgtggggccttggaagtcgaaggggaagaagtGGCGGCAGACGatgacaacaccttcctcttcttcttcgtcagcttcctcaggaccaccgtcaggtcctccatccaggacggagccggggcagttgccgaagcaacagggcccggctgcacctgtccggagggacctgcggtgggggcagcaacaccacgggcaggaacgatgGCGGCAGGGACTGGCACAGGGACGGCAGCCACAGGAACAGGAGGCAGTACACAGgcgccagcgacatcctgggcaCTGGCAGCAGGTCGAgtggagagctcttgggacaccggaaatCAGCGGCTGGGGCGAGAGCGGCGGGGTGACATCCCTCCTCTGCAGACCCAACAGCGGAGCCTGCACTGCAGCAGTCGGGATCACCATTGAGACATGCTGGGTgtataccaggtgaggaggggcagtATAACCTGGCGTCGACACCGTAGTCATGGTCAAAGTCACAGGTCCATGGGTCACCGGCCTGGATCCCTGTGCAAGGTGGTACAGCAGCCCCTGAAtgctcggtgtcccctggagccccagcgagtgCCAGACCTGGCCGAGATCGTCCCCCACAGCAGGCTTTCCTGAGGAAGGAACAGTTGGGTTAGTGGGGGTGGGGTTACCTCTCGCCCGGGGGGTGACAGATCCCACCCCGaccgaacggaagaccccgagtacaattggaTGCCGGGGGGTGCCTTGctccctcctccacgctcgactgatcgagggaGAAGGAACGAGACATGCccaccgaaggggaaggagccatacgtgggagctgctatggagggaggaaagaggaagacgtgtccgtgaccaagggagtcgctggagagccctccgacgactccttggccggtttacgcgccttcttcctctcccactgctcctctGGCCAATTAACATACAATACATGTCTCCGTGCCTCGACACCAAGTACAAAAATCATGTGGATCAACATCATACAGAGACCTGAAGGccccacacttgcggccctccacgCCAGGGCATAGTCTGCGGGTGGCGGGGGGTCTCTCTGGCTCGCGGTAATCCATATCACGATCCACAAGCAATCAATCGCAAAATCAAATAACAAAGTACTCACGTTAATCCAAACAAGCACTCAGTAAAAGAGAAAGTATGGAAAATAACTTCACGAAGTATGAAGAATCTTCTCAGCATACGACACAGGTGGGCAGAGCAGTGAACAACTCGTCTAGCACCATGggtggccgaaagcaaagtggagcttcacctcccagtcggccGGGACACCCGACTACCGGAAAAGCAGTTAACTATCGAACCTCCTTGTTTCAAGCTTACAAcgggttccagctgccgctgattagattcttattgttaaaggaccgaaaggtttgtattacgtatcagaacaatTACAGACTTCCCaatgtctttttttataaagattaaaATGTGTATCGAAGAGGTTTCTTATAAGATTTTCAATCTACAGGACTATACAATACAGTACGTAATGGACAATGTTttgatatatgtactatatgtgctAAAACCCCGAAAGTTTAATCCATCAGACCAAATATAACATGTAACAACTGGTGGTCCAAGAAAGATCTTAAGCCAGAGCACAATAGCATTACCATAGCATTTGTTTCCACTGTGTTAAACTGcactctaaaaaaataaaaaaataatctattttaAACAAGAACTGCTGGGTATCTGGTATTGCACAAACTTTAGAGATTATTTATTGTATGTAAATTACAGTAAACCACCTGAAATTTTAGGAATTTTCAAAGGACTCTTCTAGCGATTCCACAACATATTCTGTTTCTGTTGGAGTGTTAACTATTATTTTCGTATTAGGTTCAGCATCAGGTGAGCACAGCTCAGCTTGTCTGGCAAAATGCAGAAGAAGCTGCTGAACCTCAAGCCGGAATTCCAGTTTTGTAACTGGATCTAATTGTTTTAAAATTGGCAAGAGACTTCTTAAGAAGTGTTCGCTGTCATCATAGCTGGGAACAGAAGACTCGGAGCACCAGTTCAAAGTCTCCATCCGCTCAGTCTTTGGAACAGGGGGGTTATTGTCTAAATGGTCTTGTGCAGGACTGGAAATGTTTTTCAGTGATGGATCCCGAGGTGACTTCATGTAAGGAACCAAAAAGGCCATTTTTTCATACAATGGCCATTGGGTTACTTGTTTTTTACAAATCCCTGCCTTCTTTTTTTGAAGTATCCTGTATTTCTTCACAAATGTATCGCGTAGGTAACACCATCGGCACTTAAGATTTTCGActgcaaaaacaaaagaattcattGCTGAAGCACTTGTTGagacattcattatcattaaGTCTATACTacagtactattattatttcaatttcataTGAGATAAAGTTTTTGGCTTCTTATGAATCAGCACATTAGAATGGTAATTataaattaatgttaaatttactaAATTTTCTGACTTGATAACATATTTTCAGTTTATACTATAAATCCCACTTtaatgtttatcataataccaaAATTTTGCATTTCCCTTGATCTTGAGAGATGACCGTAAACTAAAAGTTTCACGGGTTTCATTATTAAATGTCAGATGCCTATCAAATTCTTACAATATTATCACCAAAGAAAAATTACcaatattaataaatgaaatatttaaaaattacagatacAGTACTCAAGTGTTATGTCTAACAAGCTATTGTGTGACATATCCCTACACCATTCAGGTTAACCAGGCACTGTACTAAATATTTCTTTGGGAAAGATTATTCTTACAGTATAATGTCATATATAAGTGAGTGACATTAGTA
The sequence above is a segment of the Macrobrachium nipponense isolate FS-2020 chromosome 27, ASM1510439v2, whole genome shotgun sequence genome. Coding sequences within it:
- the LOC135200763 gene encoding uncharacterized protein LOC135200763 isoform X4, which codes for MDDIDDEAIIEAVRLHKAIYDRTKNTSRKATDGQWKKIAEELGGDVENLKCRWCYLRDTFVKKYRILQKKKAGICKKQVTQWPLYEKMAFLVPYMKSPRDPSLKNISSPAQDHLDNNPPVPKTERMETLNWCSESSVPSYDDSEHFLRSLLPILKQLDPVTKLEFRLEVQQLLLHFARQAELCSPDAEPNTKIIVNTPTETEYVVESLEESFENS